The segment ctttttaaaaaaactggcTACAAGCTGTTGAGTGGTGTACATAtgatataatgttacaaaagctttttatttcagataaatactgatctttcgatctttctactcatcaaagaatcctgaaaaaatgtacttaactgttttaaatattgataataaaaaaatgtttcatgaacagcaaatcagcatattagaatgatttctgaaggatcatgtgacactgaagactggagaaatgacgctgaaaattcagctttgatcatagaaataaattacattttaaaatgtattcaaatagaaagcagttattttaaatagtaaaaatatttcacaatattactgcttttgctgtattttggatcaaataaatgcaggtttggccATCAGAAGAGGCtacttttataaaacatttaaaatcttaaatgttttttgacctGTAGTGTATAAACGTAAATGTTTATGTCAACAACAAAGTTgagtataaatataataagCTGATTAATTAAGCTTATGTggaatttaaaattgtataatactcagttttttgtttgtgtgttgttatatctaaaaataaatagcaaTTAAATTAGGACTTTTGTTAATTCACACTGTATAGATATATCTCTAGTCTCAATGGGAGTACTTGACTGTGCATATGTttgtgcaaaacaaacaaaaagctatcGTATGCCTTAAGAAGACTGTAGTACCTGAGTCATACAGAAAAGTataatagtatatttatttttctgtgcaTAGATGGAGGCGCACAGTTCAGGCCACGGTaggaagaggaagagagaggaGTTGAATGGCGAGATAAAGGAGGCAGAGTGTTACCGGAAACTTCCACGAAGGACTTTGGTAGGTGTTGGGAAGGTTGTTGACTCAAATGTGATGACATAATATCACGTACATGTGATAGACTCAGTTTATGTGTGTGTCTAGGGCTTGACTGAACCTGCACCCTTCGCTGATGAGCTGGTGGCTGCAAAAGCCCCATATGTTCGTGTTAGCATGGAAGAAGCCCATCGTGGCACTCCAGGTGCGTGAATGCTGATTTTACCCACACTTACCTTCACTGTATACACACTCTCTGCATGACCTGTATGtgttctgtctctctctcattcgTTCTTTAGAGGACCGTCCAGTTCGCGTCTATGCTGACGGGATCTTTGACATGTTCCATTCCGGACACGCTCGTGCTTTGATGCAGGCCAAGTGCCTTTTCCCCAACACGCATCTCATTGTGGGTGGTGAGTTTGAACAAACGTATTTGGTCACATATCCCTGTAATAGTATAACCTGTCAGATTTAACCAATAAATCAGctctgttaataaaaatacaactgttcattgttatttcatgtttttgcagatcgattaaataatattaacagatataactagggttgggtatcgaaaATTGATTCCAATTCCAGAATCGGATACTTAAGTCCAGGAATCGTATActtcttgtgaaattaaaatttccgCCTATCGATTTCTATGTGCAGACCCAACCTAGCAATCTGCCAGGAACTTGCTCGCTAATCTGAGCGCATAGCGCTCCAAATATGGCTACACTTGCGATCAGAAGTCGAAAAAGCAAAgtataatatttgtgataagctAAACATGTTGCAATAGAGGTGTCACCACCAAtatcattttaatgatgtcaACCAATAGCATTTTAATGTAACAGATTGTTCAAGATCACAAACATGATTCAAATACCAACGTGATTCTATTCCTAAATTACAGtgattcatctgtttgattcCTCAACCTTTCTTCCGTGCAGCGTACAATCATATTAGTgtgatttgaacattcaaatctgcGTTCGTGCTACCGCTGATCTAAAGAGAGCCAGTGTCATGTAGGCTATATGAATGATGTATATGAATTGTTTCACAGTCTTTTCGGCCACAcagttcattatttctgtgttacaaacattcaaataatcacagaagtacTGGCATAAAAGTTCATATtccagatataaactctgatatgTACGGTAGAGGAAATCATccttttgaaagttaatttggcgttccaaataatgttaaagatttatcgattacgttgttatgccagtaggtggcgaaaGGGGATGTTAATAGtgtatttgtctttgatcattcattcaaaaacactgattcatccagtaatgaaccaaGTTAATCTTAAGTGAATCGCTGAATCATTCACTTATAAATTAGGCTTACATGTGGTTTTGTGTagttgtctaatgttttttttttcttcttcagaatcgtaagagaaccacaacttccatttaaaacaacaacaacaacaacccaatttatccagaatcacgcagctctattttgcaaacagctttgaattttgtttttatgtagcctgttgatttttgttcattgtATTCAtctgcaactaaatgtttagcaaaaaaaaacagaataaatatgcttgatatCATCTTTAATTCACATTGGAATTGAACCTGCGAATCAAAAAGAATCGGAATCGATAAGCGGAATCAGATTTGATAAAATtctaacgatacccaaccctagatataactagaaataaaatgtaataatgtattagtaaaaaATGAGATTAACTTTagatgtatttttcattgttagttcatggtAGCTAATGCAGTTAAATGGAAcctcattgtttttttcagtgtgcaGCGATGATTTGACGCATAAATTTAAGGGTTTCACTGTCATGAATGAAGATGAACGGTATGACGCAGTGAGTCACTGTCGTTATGTTGATGAGGTGGTCCGCAACGCTCCATGGACACTCACGCCTGAATTTCTGGCCGAGCACAGAGTGAGTATCCATATTTTCATTCCTGTGGCTCAAACAGTGGAGCATGACACTAGCAACACTAAGATCATGGATTTTATGGCAAGGAAATGTGTGAACTGATCAAACATACATCTTGAGTGCTTTGGATAAAGGCATCTGACAAATGTATAAATGGCAATGTAAGTATACAGTGGTGGCCcaaattattagaacactagtactttcaccagctaaaaatggtcttaaagggatagttcacccaaaaatgaaaatttttgtTATCTGCTTTGTTTAACTGCTTTCCCCCAGGGcgtccaagatgtaggtgactttgtttcttcagtagaacacaaacaaagatttttaactcaaaccgttgcagtctgtcagtcatataatggcagtcaatggctcccaaatctttgagagtaaaaaaacaaacaaaaccaaattaaaccctgtgaCTCGTGATGATACACCGATGTCCTAAGACACGAAACGATCGGTTTGTgcgagaaactgaacagtatttatatcattttttacctctgattcaccGCTATGTCCTGCTGTCCTGAGCACATGCACAGCATCTGACGCGTGACGTGTACCTGCTCTGGCGTAGTATACGCAAGCGCTGGAAACAATCTGCGTTTATACGTCACTCATTGTTTACACAGTGCACAGAGATTGTGGACGTGTTCACTGGCACTGTGAAGATTTAAAGATATTTAGAAATACAGGTCATCGCAGTGAAAGATGATTTTTTAGATCATCAGACAACGTGAATTTTTTTGCCCAACCTTATTTATTTGAGCCAGAATACTCAGAGCAAGAAGTCAAAAAGATGGAGGAAGCAGCCGCAGCAGCACAGTAGTGCTCAAGACAGTAGGACATATCGGTGAATCggtttaaaaatcctgtagtgacTGTAGtgaaaatttaagtctggatagtgcatttttatgtctgtgttcaaaaatgggagtaacagttaaaaggttaaactaaaaccattaaaaaacagttttgttactttttatttaaatcagttttacattcatatttttgtttttagtgaaaTTATAGCTAATGCTTTAAGctatacttttgttttttatttaatgtttttattaattttcattttagtttgagttaagttaaacattaaaatattcctTGAATAAGAAttgataaaaaacaacaaaatttaaactaatttaaaaggtaatatctaattcaaaatattacgcATGATACTGAAGCAGCACTTAACAATGTGTTCTTACTATCCACCTGCTTCTTGGAGgcactactgtaaaaaagaacgtgggtacaacttccggtgcgGTGGTGGAAGcagtataccaatggtatttttttGTGCTTCGGATCATTGTTTACTTTTATGGGAGtaacctttatgagagatgtcgtTACGGTGCTCAGGGACAACAAGTGCTGTTCAAAGTTCCAATTCCAATAAGTCCAAAAAGCAGCATAAcctaaataacaaaataaacaaattagaaaattcagagagaaaaataaatactaaatcaTCAAAAAATACCTTCAAAAGATTACATAGTTTGTAGGCTTTTTTTATGACGCACAAGTTTTAAAGATTTGAAGAAGATCATTTAATCGCGTtgtgacatttgaaccgagGCGTCAAAGCTTGTGTTAAGGAACGTGCCAGACGAAACCTCGATTTGAGGCTTGTGTTGTTAACATAGAAATCATGAAACGAGTGACAAACGAAGCCTCTCTTTCTGTCCTGTACTGGAATTTAATGGTGCTGTTTAAtgagtaaattaatttatcagggACAGAAATtcaacagacaaacacacacactgttagttttttgtttgtgcatGTAACATGAGTCAAATGTGTGGTGAATGCCAACGGAGCTTCTTTtgactgctttattttttactaaccaccagatcgcgcTGTTTGCGACACACTCGAAGCCTTGAATCTTTTCCCgtaacagtcagaggaaagtttcagtgcttcacgaggcttcatttgcccatcACTACTGTCAACCGTTGAATAAATGAGTATCACGTCCTGCTTGTTTACTTCGAACCGGAAGATGCTCCCACTTTTGaggcaaggcctcatggggtgTAGTAAACTTGTGGATAAGgttagggtttggtttagggttagttgcttattattatgcataatttactgttattactatagTATGTACATGCAATGTGTATCAAGGACACTGTAAAATACAGTGTTACCTTATTCTTtagtattacaaaataatttacaaagtaCAACAAACTATTAAGATAAATACTGCCATTATCACAGGTTTTGAATGTGGTTCATGCTTACTGTCTTATTCAGTCTTACAAGTCTTAATGAACACTGACATGATGACATGTTTTCCCCAGATAGACTTTGTCGCCCATGACGACATCCCTTACATCTCAGCAGGAAGTGATGATGTTTACCAACATATAAAGGAAGCAGGTAGGTGTTACAAACTTGCATAATACAGTTAAATAGCAGTCAGTCAATTAGTTTTTGTTAGACTGTGTACTCTTCAGATTCTCTTTTTTAAGGTATGTTCGCACCCACTCAAAGAACAGAGGGCATCTCCACATCCGACATAATCACACGCATTGTACGTGACTATGACGTTTACGTGCGCCGCAATCTGCAGAGAGGCTACACTGCCAAAGAGCTGAATGTCAGCTTCATCAATGTgagtgtattttttaataaagcaatTGAAAGGAAatattcagtaacactttagtgTAGGGAACAG is part of the Labeo rohita strain BAU-BD-2019 chromosome 18, IGBB_LRoh.1.0, whole genome shotgun sequence genome and harbors:
- the pcyt1ab gene encoding phosphate cytidylyltransferase 1A, choline b, encoding MEAHSSGHGRKRKREELNGEIKEAECYRKLPRRTLGLTEPAPFADELVAAKAPYVRVSMEEAHRGTPEDRPVRVYADGIFDMFHSGHARALMQAKCLFPNTHLIVGVCSDDLTHKFKGFTVMNEDERYDAVSHCRYVDEVVRNAPWTLTPEFLAEHRIDFVAHDDIPYISAGSDDVYQHIKEAGMFAPTQRTEGISTSDIITRIVRDYDVYVRRNLQRGYTAKELNVSFINEKKYHLQEHVDKVKQKVRDVEEKSKEFVQKVEEKGIDLIQKWEEKSREFIGNFLQMFGPDGALKHMLKEGKGRMLQAISPRQSPSSSPVREERSPSPTFRLPFFTSSPFFSPPLHHSGAHCTSKDEED